In the genome of Anaerolineae bacterium, one region contains:
- a CDS encoding response regulator, whose translation RRVLTAEGYTVVEAENAQQALEYLGKETPDLILMDINIPEIDGYTLTKQLKARPQLQHVPIIAMTANVMKGDMEKALQAGCDGYIPKPIDIDLLPEQIARYIAKSRSVQ comes from the coding sequence TTCGACGGGTTCTGACGGCAGAAGGATACACCGTGGTTGAAGCGGAAAACGCCCAACAGGCTTTGGAATACCTGGGAAAAGAAACGCCCGACCTGATTTTGATGGATATCAACATCCCGGAAATCGATGGTTACACCCTGACCAAGCAACTCAAGGCCCGGCCTCAACTGCAACATGTCCCAATTATCGCCATGACCGCGAATGTGATGAAAGGCGACATGGAGAAAGCCTTACAAGCGGGATGCGACGGCTATATCCCCAAACCGATTGATATCGACTTACTTCCTGAACAAATCGCCCGTTACATAGCAAAATCTCGCTCTGTTCAATGA
- a CDS encoding response regulator: MPVSKSRPPTPKPKNETTSPPITPIDPEGATVLVVEDNVSNFVLIARLLGYMGIHCEWKTSGYEVVEFADTLPRVDLILMDIRLPYEDGYAALRKIRNSPSLKDTLVVAVTAEASLEQMNKAKTAGFDGFIGKPIDPDRFPEQIRRILAGESVWEL; encoded by the coding sequence ATGCCTGTATCTAAATCTCGCCCTCCCACCCCGAAGCCCAAAAACGAAACAACTTCACCCCCCATTACGCCCATTGATCCTGAAGGGGCCACCGTCCTGGTGGTCGAAGACAATGTCTCCAACTTCGTGCTCATCGCCCGCCTGTTGGGGTACATGGGCATTCATTGCGAATGGAAAACCAGCGGCTATGAGGTGGTGGAATTCGCCGACACATTACCCCGGGTGGATCTCATCCTGATGGACATCCGCCTGCCCTACGAAGACGGTTATGCAGCCCTGCGCAAAATCCGCAACTCCCCCTCTTTGAAAGACACGCTGGTGGTGGCCGTCACGGCAGAAGCCAGCCTGGAGCAAATGAACAAAGCCAAAACCGCCGGTTTCGACGGTTTCATCGGCAAGCCCATCGACCCCGACCGATTTCCCGAGCAAATCCGCCGCATCCTGGCCGGCGAATCCGTTTGGGAACTTTGA